The following are encoded together in the Zingiber officinale cultivar Zhangliang chromosome 8A, Zo_v1.1, whole genome shotgun sequence genome:
- the LOC122010920 gene encoding beta-glucosidase 26-like, whose translation MDFQRSPSLFRFSSFIVFFLLLTFEPSQASNASHSLSREAFPEGFMFGTAASAYQVEGMALKGGRGPSIWDAFVRIPNTIAGNATADVTVDEYHHYKEDVDIMKDFNFDAYRFSISWSRIFPNGTGKVNWEGVDYYDRLIDYLIQQGITPYANLYHYDLPLALNEEYLGWLSPKIADAFADYADFCFERFGDRVKNWFTFNEPRCIAALGYDDGLHAPGRCTGCEAGGNSTIEPYIAAHNLILSHAAAVKRYREKYQKEQKGMIGILLDFVWYEPYTYTVQDKAAAQRARDFHIGWFLHPLTYGHYPESMQAIVKERLPIFTEEQAKMVKCSYDYVGVNQYTSYYMKDAGVVDPKPVSYQADWHVDFKYDRDGVPIGPLANSYWLYIVPWGLYKAVTYVKETYRNPVIILAENGMDQPGNATLPEVLQDTTRVNYFKSYITNLKRAMDDGATVIGYFAWSLLDNFEWRLGYTARFGIVYVDFKNSKRFPKNSAYWFKKILQRKSN comes from the exons ATGGATTTCCAGAGATCCCCATCGCTCTTTCGCTTCTCTTCCTTCATCGTCTTCTTCCTTTTACTCACTTTCGAGCCAAGTCAGGCCTCCAATGCCAGCCATAGTCTCAGCCGCGAAGCCTTCCCAGAGGGATTCATGTTTGGGACAGCAGCATCTGCTTACCAAGTGGAAGGGATGGCGCTCAAAGGAGGAAGAGGACCCAGTATTTGGGATGCATTCGTTAGAATCCCAA ATACAATCGCTGGCAATGCTACTGCTGATGTTACAGTTGATGAGTACCATCATTACAAG GAAGATGTTGATATCATGAAAGATTTCAATTTTGATGCGTATCGATTCTCAATTTCTTGGAGTAGAATATTTCCAA ATGGAACGGGTAAAGTCAATTGGGAAGGTGTAGATTATTATGATAGGCTAATTGATTATTTGATACAACAAG GCATTACTCCATATGCAAATCTTTACCACTATGATCTTCCTTTGGCTCTTAATGAGGAGTACTTGGGTTGGTTAAGCCCGAAGATAGC GGATGCATTTGCGGactatgctgatttttgttttgaGAGATTTGGTGATAGAGTCAAGAATTGGTTCACCTTTAACGAGCCTAGGTGTATAGCGGCTCTTGGGTATGATGATGGTCTTCATGCCCCAGGGAGATGTACTGGTTGTGAAGCTGGGGGAAACTCTACCATTGAGCCTTATATTGCGGCACATAATCTTATCCTATCTCATGCAGCTGCAGTGAAAAGATATCGTGAAAAATATCAA AAAGAACAAAAAGGCATGATTGGAATCCTTTTGGATTTTGTATGGTATGAACCTTATACTTACACAGTGCAAGACAAAGCCGCAGCTCAAAGAGCTAGGGATTTCCACATTGGATG GTTCCTTCACCCTCTAACATATGGGCACTATCCAGAATCAATGCAAGCTATTGTTAAAGAAAGACTCCCTATATTCACTGAAGAACAAGCGAAAATGGTGAAATGTTCATACGATTATGTGGGGGTCAATCAATATACATCTTACTATATGAAGGATGCCGGAGTGGTTGATCCGAAACCTGTTAGTTATCAAGCTGATTGGCATGTCGACTTCAAAT ATGACCGAGATGGTGTGCCTATTGGTCCTCTG GCTAATTCGTATTGGCTGTATATAGTTCCATGGGGACTCTACAAAGCCGTGACCTATGTGAAGGAAACTTATCGCAATCCCGTCATCATTTTAGCCGAGAATG GAATGGATCAACCAGGAAATGCCACTCTTCCAGAAGTCTTGCAAGATACAACGAGAGTTAACTACTTCAAGAGCTACATTACTAACTTAAAGAGGGCTATGGATGACGGCGCTACGGTGATAGGATATTTTGCATGGTCTCTTCTCGACAACTTTGAATGGAGGTTGGGCTACACAGCGAGATTTGGTATAGTATACGTAGATTTCAAGAATTCGAAGCGGTTCCCCAAGAATTCAGCTTATTGGttcaaaaaaattctacaaagGAAGTCCAATTGA